Proteins encoded together in one Capricornis sumatraensis isolate serow.1 chromosome 3, serow.2, whole genome shotgun sequence window:
- the LOC138075744 gene encoding olfactory receptor 1F1-like yields MGEANQSRVSEFLLLGLSRQPLQQQQLLFLLFLTMYLATVLGNLLILLAISVDSRLHVPMYFFLCNLSLVDTCFSSTTVPKVLANHVLGSQTISFSGCLTQMYFVFMFVDMDNFLLAVMAYDRFVAVCHPLHYSAKMTPQLCALLVTGSWVTASLDMLLHTLLMARLSFCADNAIPHFFCDVTPLLKLSCSDTHLNEVMILTEAALIMITPFVCILASYVLITCAVLRIPSTKGRWKAFSTCGSHLAVVSLFYGTIIFLYFNPLSSHAAETDVAAAVMFSVVTPMLNPFIYSLRNQDIKGALGKVIAMKFFSAQ; encoded by the coding sequence ATGGGAGAGGCCAACCAGTCAAGAGTCTCTGAgttcctcctcctggggctctccaggcagcccctgcagcagcagcagctcctcttcCTGCTCTTCCTCACCATGTACCTGGCCACGGTCCTGGGAAACCTGCTCATCCTCCTAGCCATCAGCGTGGACTCCCGCCTGCACgtccccatgtacttcttcctctgcAACCTGTCCTTGGTGgacacctgcttctcctccaccACTGTCCCCAAGGTGCTGGCCAACCACGTACTCGGGAGCCAGACCATCTCTTTCTCTGGGTGTCTCACGCAGatgtattttgttttcatgttcGTGGACATGGACAATTTCCTCCTGgctgtgatggcctatgaccgctttgTGGCTGTATGCCACCCCTTACACTATTCAGCAAAGATGACCCCCCAGCTCTGTGCCCTGCTGGTCACTGGATCGTGGGTCACTGCCAGTCTGGATATGCTCTTGCACACCCTGCTGATGGCTCGACTCTCCTTCTGTGCAGACAATGCCATCCCCCACTTCTTCTGTGATGTGACCCCCCTCCTCAAGCTCTCCTGCTCTGACACACACCTCAATGAGGTGATGATACTGACTGAGGCTGCCCTGATCATGATCACCCCGTTCGTTTGCATCCTGGCTTCATATGTCCTTATCACCTGTGCTGTCCTGAGGATCCCATCCACAAAGGGGAGATGgaaagccttctccacctgtggctCCCACCTGGCTGTGGTTTCCCTCTTCTACGGCACCATCATATTTCTGTATTTCAACCCTTTGTCCTCCCACGCAGCTGAGACAGATGTAGCAGCTGCTGTGATGTTCTCTGTGGTgacccccatgctgaaccccttcaTCTACAGCCTGAGAAACCAGGACATAAAAGGGGCTCTTGGAAAAGTGATTGCtatgaaatttttttctgctCAGTAA